A stretch of the Chlamydiales bacterium STE3 genome encodes the following:
- a CDS encoding Lon protease (Product derived from UniProtKB/Swiss-Prot:Q6ME13;Gene name derived from UniProtKB/Swiss-Prot:Q6ME13;EC number derived from UniProtKB/Swiss-Prot:Q6ME13), which yields MDDIQSIEDQLENSVLDSFEEINLDPPKKASLPEELYIFPLTRRPFFPGMAAPIVIEPGPFYDLLKIIARSKDKCVGLFLSQREDKDIYSVKFDDLYKTGVMARILRIIPMEQGGAQVILNMEKRIRFVEKIQERKNLKAKVAYLEDHIENTKELKAYAISIISTIKELLKLNPLFKEELQIFLGHSDFTEPGKLADFAVALTTASREELQEVLETLDVQGRIDKALLLLKKELDLSILQNSINQKIESTISKGQKDFFLREQLKTIKKELGIERDDKTIEKEKYEQRLKSRKVPADVQNVIKEEMDKLASLEPQSAEYAVCRSYLDWLTIIPWGIYSNENHDLNKASKILEKDHYGLEDIKQRILEFISVGKLSGGVKGSIICLVGPPGVGKTSIGKSIARSLNRKFYRFSVGGMRDEAEIKGHRRTYIGAMPGKLIQALKTCQTMNPVIMLDEVDKMGSSYQGDPASALLEVLDPEQNVEFLDHYLDVRCNLSDILFVVTANVLDTIPEPLKDRMDILRLSGYILEEKIEIAKNYLIPHNRKQMGLKASDIEFSKDALKSMINGYAREAGVRSLENHIKKILRKVAIKIVREQDSHAKEQKKGSRKKDQEDLLIESKKHKVTTSNLKEYLGKPVFTSDRFYERTPVGVATGLAWTAMGGATLYIETIKVAAEKTEMKLTGQAGQVMKESSEIAWSYLHSALHLYAPEYTFFEKSQVHIHIPEGATPKDGPSAGITMVTALLSLLLDTPVLDNLGMTGELTLTGRVLPIGGVKEKLVAARRSGLKTIIFPKENFRDYDELPEFIRKGVDVRFIEHYDEVLAIAFPDLEV from the coding sequence TTGGACGACATTCAAAGCATTGAAGATCAATTGGAAAACAGTGTTTTAGATTCTTTTGAAGAAATTAACTTAGATCCACCTAAGAAAGCTTCTCTTCCTGAAGAACTCTATATCTTCCCGCTTACGAGGCGTCCTTTTTTTCCGGGTATGGCTGCGCCGATTGTTATCGAACCGGGTCCTTTTTACGATCTGCTTAAAATTATTGCTCGCTCTAAAGACAAGTGTGTTGGATTATTTCTCTCTCAAAGAGAAGACAAAGACATTTATTCTGTTAAATTTGATGATCTTTACAAAACCGGTGTAATGGCACGTATTTTGCGAATTATCCCCATGGAGCAAGGGGGTGCGCAAGTTATTCTCAACATGGAAAAAAGAATTAGATTTGTTGAGAAAATCCAGGAACGCAAAAATCTAAAGGCTAAGGTCGCTTACCTCGAAGATCACATTGAAAACACCAAGGAATTGAAGGCTTATGCCATCAGTATTATCTCAACGATTAAAGAGCTCCTCAAACTAAATCCATTGTTTAAAGAAGAGTTGCAAATTTTCCTTGGCCATTCTGATTTTACAGAACCCGGGAAACTTGCCGACTTTGCCGTCGCCCTGACGACCGCTTCGCGCGAAGAGCTGCAAGAAGTCTTGGAAACACTTGATGTGCAGGGGCGTATTGATAAAGCACTCCTATTGCTTAAAAAAGAACTCGACCTAAGTATCCTGCAAAATAGCATCAACCAAAAAATTGAATCGACTATTTCTAAAGGGCAAAAAGACTTCTTTCTTCGTGAACAGCTAAAAACGATAAAAAAAGAGCTTGGAATTGAGCGCGACGATAAGACGATCGAAAAAGAAAAATATGAACAGCGTCTCAAAAGTCGAAAAGTACCTGCTGATGTTCAAAATGTGATTAAAGAAGAGATGGATAAGCTGGCTTCTTTAGAGCCTCAGTCTGCAGAATATGCAGTTTGCCGCAGCTATCTTGATTGGTTAACAATCATCCCTTGGGGTATTTATAGCAATGAAAATCATGATCTCAACAAAGCTTCTAAAATCCTCGAAAAGGATCATTATGGCCTGGAAGATATAAAACAAAGAATTCTAGAGTTTATTAGTGTTGGCAAACTATCCGGAGGGGTCAAGGGAAGCATTATCTGCTTAGTAGGCCCACCTGGGGTAGGAAAGACAAGTATTGGCAAAAGTATCGCACGATCGTTAAATCGCAAATTTTATCGCTTTTCGGTTGGAGGCATGCGTGATGAAGCAGAAATTAAAGGACACCGCAGAACATACATCGGAGCGATGCCTGGCAAACTCATCCAAGCATTAAAAACCTGCCAAACAATGAATCCCGTTATCATGCTCGACGAAGTGGATAAAATGGGTTCAAGCTATCAGGGAGACCCTGCCTCAGCTCTACTTGAAGTCTTGGATCCAGAGCAAAATGTCGAGTTTCTTGACCATTATCTAGATGTGAGATGCAACCTCTCAGATATTTTGTTTGTCGTTACGGCCAACGTTTTGGATACAATACCAGAGCCGCTCAAAGATCGCATGGATATCCTTCGACTATCTGGGTACATTCTTGAAGAAAAAATTGAGATAGCTAAAAACTACCTTATTCCACACAACAGAAAGCAAATGGGCTTAAAGGCGTCCGATATTGAGTTTAGCAAAGACGCTCTTAAGTCTATGATCAATGGCTATGCAAGAGAAGCGGGTGTGCGCAGTCTTGAAAATCATATAAAAAAGATTTTACGCAAAGTTGCAATCAAAATTGTTCGTGAACAAGACTCTCATGCCAAAGAGCAAAAAAAGGGATCTCGTAAAAAAGATCAAGAAGACCTGCTTATAGAAAGCAAAAAGCATAAAGTGACGACAAGCAACCTAAAAGAATATCTTGGCAAACCAGTCTTTACAAGCGATCGCTTCTACGAGAGGACACCGGTAGGCGTAGCGACAGGATTAGCATGGACAGCAATGGGAGGAGCAACCCTTTACATTGAAACGATTAAGGTTGCTGCAGAAAAAACGGAAATGAAGTTAACAGGGCAAGCAGGTCAAGTGATGAAAGAATCTTCCGAGATTGCTTGGAGCTATCTCCATAGCGCTCTGCATCTTTATGCTCCTGAATATACTTTTTTTGAAAAGTCGCAAGTACACATTCACATACCTGAAGGCGCTACACCTAAAGATGGCCCCTCAGCAGGAATTACCATGGTTACCGCATTATTATCTCTTTTGCTTGATACGCCTGTCCTCGATAATCTTGGGATGACCGGAGAATTAACGTTGACGGGAAGAGTTCTTCCTATAGGAGGGGTAAAAGAGAAGCTCGTCGCGGCAAGAAGATCTGGCCTAAAGACAATTATCTTTCCTAAAGAAAACTTTAGGGATTATGATGAACTTCCAGAATTCATCCGTAAAGGAGTCGATGTGCGTTTTATCGAGCACTATGATGAAGTATTGGCGATTGCCTTTCCAGATTTAGAAGTTTGA
- a CDS encoding putative heat shock protein 70 (Chaperone protein dnaK) (Product derived from UniProtKB/Trembl:Q6MDN4;Gene name derived from UniProtKB/Trembl:Q6MDN4), translating to MATKIIGIDLGTTNCTLAYTEADNSTPIEQFAIPQLTKNGFEEQFSLPSFIYFPLSDELKAEQKERGWAACSNGFVGAFARDRGEEVPHRLISSAKSWLSHSAINRREKILPLHEEFQDLRISPVDAIAKALKHLKEAWDFKNPHEPFQQQQILITVPASFDPSARQLVLEAAKNVEYPEIALLEEPQAAFYSWLDLHKEEWRKLLKVGDQILVVDIGGGTTDFSIIEVCEESGSLLLNRKAVGSHLLLGGDNFDLALAYYVKQKFEDAGQSISDWQFSFLNHFCRKAKEQFLSEDPPETMEVVVQGRGSKLIGNSIKTTLHIVEVLQIVIESFAPIVAPSEHAKPERQHGIQQIGLPYVKDPRLSAQLARFLTLSEAPEASMEKFVLPNYVLFNGGTLKAEKLRNRILALLNHWATQLNQPEVKELPGADLDFAVSRGAAAYGLARAGHTMRIKGGASHSYFIGIEDAMPAVPGIEPPLKAYCIVPFGMEEGTECELPKHHFTLLLGETATFRFFSLPAKTLSTGVEVEVGTVVKNWRQELTELHSIETRLEQNNLEHPLVKVRLKSKITELGILELYCFDEDNQTWKLEFDTRGQSK from the coding sequence ATGGCAACAAAAATTATTGGTATTGATTTAGGAACAACAAATTGCACTCTTGCGTATACTGAGGCAGATAATTCGACTCCTATCGAACAGTTTGCAATTCCTCAATTGACAAAAAATGGTTTTGAAGAGCAGTTCAGCTTGCCCTCTTTCATCTATTTTCCATTGTCAGATGAGTTAAAGGCAGAGCAAAAAGAAAGGGGTTGGGCTGCTTGTAGCAATGGTTTTGTAGGAGCTTTTGCCAGAGATCGCGGAGAAGAAGTCCCTCACCGCCTTATTAGTTCTGCAAAATCTTGGCTAAGTCATTCTGCCATTAATAGAAGAGAAAAGATTTTACCGCTGCATGAGGAATTTCAAGACCTTAGAATAAGCCCCGTGGATGCCATTGCAAAAGCCTTAAAGCACCTAAAAGAGGCATGGGATTTTAAAAATCCGCATGAACCTTTTCAACAACAGCAGATTTTGATCACGGTGCCTGCATCATTTGACCCAAGTGCCCGTCAGCTCGTTTTAGAGGCTGCCAAAAATGTGGAATACCCCGAAATCGCTTTATTAGAAGAACCTCAAGCTGCCTTTTATTCTTGGCTAGATTTACATAAAGAAGAGTGGAGAAAGCTTTTAAAGGTAGGGGACCAAATCCTTGTAGTTGATATCGGTGGAGGCACAACCGATTTTAGTATTATTGAAGTGTGCGAAGAAAGTGGCTCTTTACTGCTAAATCGCAAAGCGGTGGGTTCGCATTTGCTGTTAGGTGGTGATAATTTTGATCTCGCCCTCGCTTATTACGTAAAGCAGAAATTCGAAGATGCAGGGCAATCCATTAGCGATTGGCAATTTAGCTTTTTAAATCATTTCTGCCGTAAAGCAAAAGAGCAGTTTCTTTCTGAAGATCCTCCTGAGACCATGGAAGTAGTTGTACAAGGAAGGGGAAGTAAGCTGATTGGCAACTCGATAAAAACGACTCTGCACATCGTCGAGGTACTGCAAATTGTTATTGAAAGTTTTGCTCCAATCGTTGCTCCAAGTGAGCATGCCAAGCCCGAGAGACAACATGGTATCCAACAGATTGGACTTCCCTATGTAAAAGATCCGCGTCTTTCTGCACAATTGGCAAGATTTCTTACTCTTTCTGAAGCACCTGAGGCTTCCATGGAAAAGTTTGTCTTGCCCAATTATGTTCTATTTAATGGAGGAACATTAAAAGCGGAAAAGCTTCGGAATAGAATTTTAGCATTGCTTAACCATTGGGCAACTCAACTTAACCAACCTGAAGTCAAAGAGCTTCCCGGGGCGGATTTAGACTTCGCTGTCAGCCGTGGGGCAGCAGCATATGGGCTAGCAAGAGCTGGGCATACGATGCGTATTAAAGGTGGGGCAAGCCATAGTTATTTTATCGGTATTGAAGATGCAATGCCCGCTGTCCCCGGGATTGAACCTCCCTTAAAAGCTTACTGTATAGTTCCTTTTGGGATGGAAGAAGGTACTGAATGCGAGCTGCCAAAACACCATTTTACCCTTCTGCTCGGTGAAACAGCAACTTTTCGCTTCTTTAGCCTGCCTGCTAAGACATTGTCTACTGGCGTTGAGGTAGAAGTGGGAACCGTAGTAAAAAATTGGAGGCAAGAATTGACAGAACTACATTCTATCGAGACAAGACTAGAGCAAAATAATTTGGAACATCCCCTCGTGAAAGTGCGCTTAAAATCAAAAATTACAGAATTAGGCATTTTAGAGCTTTACTGTTTTGATGAAGATAATCAAACGTGGAAACTTGAATTTGATACAAGAGGCCAAAGTAAGTAA
- a CDS encoding DEAD-box ATP-dependent RNA helicase CshA (Product derived from UniProtKB/Swiss-Prot:P96614;Gene name derived from UniProtKB/Swiss-Prot:P96614;EC number derived from UniProtKB/Swiss-Prot:P96614): protein MVFSELSLDESILTALKEMNFSSPSAIQQKTIPIILNKKDLIARAQTGSGKTAACAIPICQLIDSTSSLIQALILVPTRELALQYATEAQKIGKYKGVKAFAIFGGEDAAMQKSKLQSGVQLLIATPGRLIDFIYSRDIDLSHVNIFVLDEADKMFSMGFIEDIEFIVQCLIQKHQTLLFSATMPKIIHEIASKHMQEPVSISLQETHPAKINHQFLFCKHFERLNYLAKLIQESNPVQSIVFCATRFQAEEVCRFLQDHFQHVDLLHAGLSQSLRTIITSKFRTQRVQILVATDVAARGLDFSHVSHVFIFELSDDIDTYFHQSGRTGRFEKEGAVISLVTVRELKIVDKLEKRLKQELQWIGERPTLPVKKQRRTYKRNT from the coding sequence ATGGTTTTTTCCGAGTTAAGTCTAGATGAATCTATTCTCACAGCTTTAAAAGAAATGAATTTTAGCAGTCCTTCTGCCATTCAGCAAAAGACGATCCCTATTATTTTAAATAAAAAAGATCTTATTGCTCGTGCCCAAACAGGTTCTGGAAAAACTGCTGCTTGTGCCATACCCATTTGCCAGCTTATTGATTCTACATCTTCTCTCATCCAAGCTCTTATCTTGGTTCCTACAAGAGAGCTAGCTCTACAATATGCAACAGAAGCTCAGAAGATTGGCAAGTATAAGGGGGTAAAAGCTTTCGCAATATTTGGGGGAGAGGATGCCGCGATGCAGAAATCTAAGCTACAAAGTGGTGTACAGCTTTTAATTGCAACTCCTGGCAGGCTAATCGATTTTATCTATTCGAGAGATATCGACTTGTCTCATGTCAATATTTTTGTTCTCGATGAAGCTGATAAGATGTTTAGTATGGGCTTTATTGAAGACATTGAATTTATTGTTCAATGTTTGATCCAAAAACATCAAACACTTCTTTTCTCTGCGACAATGCCTAAAATCATTCACGAAATTGCTTCGAAGCATATGCAGGAGCCGGTGAGCATTTCTTTACAGGAAACTCATCCAGCAAAGATCAACCATCAATTTCTTTTTTGCAAACACTTTGAAAGGTTGAATTATTTGGCGAAGTTAATTCAAGAATCCAACCCTGTGCAGTCTATTGTATTTTGTGCAACGCGGTTTCAAGCAGAAGAAGTATGCCGTTTCCTTCAGGATCACTTTCAGCATGTCGATCTCTTACATGCTGGTTTATCGCAATCGCTGAGGACCATTATCACGAGCAAATTTCGTACGCAACGTGTCCAAATTCTTGTTGCAACAGATGTTGCTGCACGAGGTTTAGATTTCTCTCACGTTTCTCATGTTTTTATTTTTGAACTTTCTGATGATATCGATACTTACTTTCACCAGTCCGGTCGTACAGGAAGATTTGAAAAAGAAGGAGCAGTGATCTCTTTGGTTACAGTGAGGGAGCTAAAGATCGTTGATAAATTGGAAAAGCGCTTAAAACAAGAATTACAGTGGATCGGAGAAAGGCCCACTCTTCCAGTTAAAAAACAGCGACGCACCTATAAAAGAAACACCTAA
- a CDS encoding Tyrosine recombinase XerC (Product derived from UniProtKB/Swiss-Prot:Q9Z9F7;Gene name derived from UniProtKB/Swiss-Prot:Q9Z9F7), with amino-acid sequence MLLMICWFSLFPKIPNSRIVFSMNSSLVQQFLHYLQFVKDASPHTLRNYSLDLTEFIDFKPNQPIDRKVIREFLAQLHEEGKSKRTIARKLSSIKSFFKFACINSLVDHDPSEDLDSPKIDKKIPPSLTYEQVERLFAQPKTDTYLGLRDRTIMELFYSSGLRLGELVALNKQDYDPHTFLIKLKGKGKKERIVPITQNASNWIQRYLRNSERYEIDNEALFLNKHGERLSSRSVDRNFKQYLKKSSLSARITPHTIRHTIATHWLENGMDLKTIQSLLGHSSLSTTTIYTQVSTKLKRKVHQESHPRA; translated from the coding sequence ATGTTGCTGATGATCTGCTGGTTTTCCCTTTTCCCAAAAATCCCAAACAGCAGAATAGTTTTCTCAATGAATAGCTCTCTTGTTCAGCAATTCTTACACTATCTTCAATTCGTTAAAGATGCCTCCCCGCATACGCTGCGCAATTATTCCCTAGATTTAACTGAATTCATCGATTTTAAGCCTAATCAGCCCATTGATCGCAAAGTCATTAGGGAATTTTTAGCCCAACTGCATGAGGAGGGTAAAAGCAAGAGGACCATTGCACGCAAACTTTCCAGCATTAAAAGTTTTTTTAAGTTTGCTTGTATCAATAGCTTAGTGGATCACGATCCTTCAGAAGACTTAGATAGTCCTAAAATTGATAAAAAAATCCCTCCTTCATTGACATATGAACAAGTTGAGCGGCTCTTTGCACAGCCAAAAACAGATACTTATTTAGGCCTTCGAGATAGGACCATCATGGAATTATTCTACAGTTCCGGCTTGCGACTGGGGGAGCTTGTGGCCTTAAATAAGCAAGATTATGATCCTCATACTTTCTTAATAAAGCTTAAAGGGAAAGGTAAGAAGGAACGTATTGTCCCAATCACCCAAAATGCTTCTAACTGGATTCAACGCTATCTTCGTAATTCTGAACGCTACGAAATAGACAACGAAGCTCTCTTTCTTAACAAACATGGCGAAAGGCTCTCCTCACGTTCAGTCGATCGGAATTTTAAACAATATCTTAAGAAAAGTTCTCTTTCTGCAAGGATCACTCCTCACACAATTCGACATACCATCGCCACTCATTGGTTAGAAAATGGTATGGATCTAAAGACGATCCAGTCCCTTCTTGGTCATAGTTCTCTATCCACGACAACAATTTACACTCAAGTTTCTACAAAATTAAAAAGAAAAGTTCATCAAGAATCCCATCCACGTGCTTAA
- a CDS encoding Ribonuclease Z (Product derived from UniProtKB/Swiss-Prot:Q6ME16;Gene name derived from UniProtKB/Swiss-Prot:Q6ME16;EC number derived from UniProtKB/Swiss-Prot:Q6ME16) codes for MGRVPTSAIDFLFYSNFCLWHARFANNLVWIRALHTASHKYLDCQYSAHFWPFNWASTRQNQSIYQAIMTARDLIILGCSSQQPTRFRNHGAYLVRWNGEGFLFDPGEGTQRQFIYANVAPTCITRIFISHFHGDHCLGLGSMLMRLNLDKVTHPIHCYYPASGKKYFDRLRYGTMYHEIIKVVEHPVLKAGVVEEGENFKIEATFLEHGVENIGWRITEKDTRKFDAKKLTDLGIKGPMVSELQAKGFIKIMDKHISLDEVSWIRKGDALAVVIDTRYCQNAIDIAKDARMLLCESTYLEEHRDLARDHYHLTAKQAATIAKEAGAQELILTHFSARYMFLKEFEKEARTIFPNTHVADDLLVFPFPKNPKQQNSFLNE; via the coding sequence ATGGGAAGGGTACCAACTTCAGCAATCGACTTTCTCTTTTATTCTAATTTTTGTCTTTGGCATGCTAGGTTTGCAAATAATCTCGTTTGGATTAGAGCTCTACACACAGCATCTCACAAATATCTCGATTGCCAATACAGCGCACATTTCTGGCCTTTTAATTGGGCTTCTACTAGGCAAAACCAATCTATTTACCAGGCAATCATGACAGCCAGAGATCTCATTATTTTAGGTTGCTCAAGCCAGCAACCCACCCGTTTTCGAAACCATGGAGCCTACCTTGTCCGTTGGAATGGAGAAGGCTTCCTTTTCGATCCAGGTGAAGGAACACAACGCCAATTTATCTATGCCAATGTGGCACCAACCTGCATCACGCGTATTTTCATCTCTCATTTTCACGGGGACCACTGTCTAGGATTAGGCTCCATGCTTATGCGTCTAAACCTCGACAAAGTGACTCATCCCATCCACTGCTACTACCCAGCATCCGGAAAAAAATACTTTGATCGTTTAAGGTATGGAACAATGTACCATGAGATCATAAAAGTGGTTGAACATCCTGTCCTTAAAGCAGGGGTTGTCGAAGAAGGCGAAAACTTTAAAATTGAAGCAACCTTTTTAGAACATGGGGTCGAAAATATTGGTTGGAGAATTACCGAAAAGGATACCCGCAAATTTGATGCTAAAAAGCTCACAGACCTTGGAATAAAAGGGCCCATGGTGAGCGAACTACAAGCGAAAGGTTTTATAAAGATCATGGATAAGCATATTTCACTAGATGAAGTGAGTTGGATTCGAAAAGGTGATGCTTTAGCCGTTGTGATCGACACACGTTATTGCCAAAATGCTATTGATATTGCGAAAGATGCTCGCATGCTGCTGTGCGAAAGCACCTACCTTGAAGAACATCGTGACCTCGCACGAGATCATTACCATTTAACGGCTAAGCAAGCTGCTACAATAGCTAAAGAAGCTGGAGCTCAAGAACTTATTCTTACCCATTTTTCTGCCCGCTACATGTTTTTAAAAGAATTTGAGAAAGAAGCAAGGACAATTTTTCCCAATACTCATGTTGCTGATGATCTGCTGGTTTTCCCTTTTCCCAAAAATCCCAAACAGCAGAATAGTTTTCTCAATGAATAG
- a CDS encoding Uncharacterized protein (Product derived from UniProtKB/Trembl:F8KVW1): MDESWNQAFKKKLLNPEAISSSVEVIRNKNKTIATLNGSFDLLHAGHLHIIYEASKQADILIVALNTDRSIQEYKSPQRPLISLEYRLQMMAALSFVDYVTWFDETDPIHLLAKIKPDVHVNGSEYGANCIEGSTVRQNGGHLHIVSLMPGLSTTEIVNKIKAIT, from the coding sequence ATGGATGAGTCATGGAATCAAGCCTTTAAAAAAAAACTTCTAAACCCTGAAGCTATCAGTTCTTCTGTTGAGGTGATACGGAATAAAAACAAAACGATAGCCACTCTTAATGGATCATTTGATCTTTTACATGCAGGACATCTTCATATTATTTATGAAGCCTCTAAGCAAGCAGATATCCTCATCGTAGCATTAAATACGGATCGCTCCATTCAAGAATATAAGAGTCCTCAGCGCCCTCTCATCTCTTTGGAATACCGGCTGCAGATGATGGCTGCTCTTAGCTTTGTTGACTATGTCACTTGGTTTGATGAAACAGACCCAATTCATCTGCTAGCTAAAATAAAACCCGATGTGCACGTCAATGGGTCAGAATACGGAGCCAACTGCATCGAAGGTTCTACAGTGCGTCAGAATGGAGGCCATCTACATATCGTTTCCCTTATGCCTGGCTTGTCAACTACTGAGATAGTCAATAAAATTAAAGCGATCACTTAA